The following proteins are co-located in the Haliotis asinina isolate JCU_RB_2024 chromosome 13, JCU_Hal_asi_v2, whole genome shotgun sequence genome:
- the LOC137260334 gene encoding ankyrin repeat domain-containing protein 17-like, whose translation MEVSTIILLSLLVCGVKAIDTDDSLAALVTRVRLMEGEIQSWKLTAVNSEIKLMNKIEVLESSLKEELTGRFLPPLIKPLVKLAISDIMKGDYIGNIISGHVLEEVQALKASGQHTKTKVKALAQQLRRVERERDSYRESLQKQRNRLTNDIRAFHVQLNHTVADLRHARMLKSELNKTNDDLCDTRRKVIGLTEDFIALNTSSVMMRNEVESCMNGLEEIRLKLPTDIQSLTTQLNQTKEELLDTKEVMNRLTEDVMTLNVSCGIRKEMRPNYVNGSSLTTSSLSQLSHTTLNTTFPGTAAALTDPTPSNTVPPAPRTTQDSDLHKTPIYMVASATDASEDPTPSSTVSPAPEMTQDPDAHATPSPAAGRDLSSASEGGDLERVKRILAAGHVDINYRRGDYSSTPVMEASVNGHRDVVEFLVGRGADVSLVDRFGDNVLHLACYGGDLETVKLILSLNVVGINSRGEDSWTPVMAAAYNEHRDLVKFLVGRGADVSLVDGDGSNFLHYACREGHLETVKLILSLNVVGINSRGEDSWTPVMAAAYNEHRALVKFLVGRGADVSLTDSDGNNVLHYACREGHLETVKLILSLDVVDVNARNKKGRTGADWARHGGHQRVLDLLVSQGSCKQIVMYARLSGKKRSYEVHPVRTLEFQSTIQKICQERGDEWAQDVQGKLEMKYSVLKPVLLHIKELLLDNFSKRTSFSILPAM comes from the exons ATGGAGGTATCAACAATTATTCTCTTGAGTCTCCTGGTGTGTGGTGTGAAAGCCATAGACACTGATGACAGTTTGGCAGCTTTGGTTACACGGGTGCGTTTGATGGAAGGAGAGATCCAGTCGTGGAAGCTAACTGCTGTTAATTCTGAGATAAAACTAATGAACAAGATTGAGGTACTGGAGTCGTCACTGAAAGAAGAACTGACTGGAAGATTCCTTCCTCCCTTGATTAAGCCTCTCGTCAAACTAGCAATTTCAGATATCATGAAAGGAGACTATATCGGCAACATTATCAGCGGACATGTTCTTGAAGAAGTACAAGCCCTAAAAGCCAGTGGACAACACACAAAGACAAAAGTCAAAGCACTTGCACAACAATTGAGACGTGTTGAACGGGAAAGAGACAGTTACAGAGAAAGTCTTCAAAAACAACGTAATAGGTTGACCAATGACATCCGTGCATTCCATGTGCAGCTGAATCACACTGTTGCTGACCTGAGACATGCACGGATGCTGAAGTCCGAGTTAAACAAGACCAACGATGATCTTTGTGACACAAGGCGAAAGGTCATTGGTCTTACTGAAGACTTTATTGCGCTGAATACAAGCTCTGTGATGATGAGAAACGAGGTTGAATCGTGCATGAATGGCCTGGAGGAAATCCGGCTGAAGTTACCCACAGACATTCAGAGTTTAACAACTCAACTAAACCAGACCAAAGAAGAATTACTTGATACAAAGGAAGTAATGAATCGTCTTACAGAGGACGTGATGACACTGAATGTAAGTTGTGGGATCAGGAAAGAGATGAGACCGAATTATGTAAATGGAAGCTCCCTGACAACATCGTCATTGTCGCAGTTGTCACACACGACTTTGAACACCACGTTTCCTGGAACTGCGGCAG cctTAACTGACCCGACCCCAAGCAACACGGTTCCGCCAGCGCCACGGACTACACAAGACTCCGATCTACATAAGACTCCGATCTACATGGTAG cctccGCGACTGACGCAAGTGAGGATCCGACACCAAGCAGCACAGTTTCACCCGCGCCAGAGATGACACAAGACCCTGATGCACACG CGACTCCATCACCAGCAGCAGGCCGCGACCTCTCCTCCGCCAGTGAGGGCGGTGACCTGGAGAGAGTGAAGCGGATCTTGGCAGCGGGGCACGTTGACATCAACTATAGACGAGGAGACTACAGCTCGACACCGGTGATGGAGGCATCAGTGAATGGACACAGGGACGTGGTGGAGTTCCTTGTGggtagaggggctgatgtgtcacttGTGGACAGGTTCGGTGACAACGTCCTTCACTTGGCCTGTTATGGTGGAGACCTGGAGACGGTGAAGCTGATCCTGTCCCTGAACGTGGTGGGCATTAACAGCAGAGGAGAGGACAGCTGGACACCGGTGATGGCGGCAGCGTATAATGAACACAGGGACTTGGTGAAGTTCCTGGTGggtagaggggctgatgtgtcactggtggacggGGACGGTAGCAACTTCCTTCACTACGCCTGTAGAGAAGGACACCTGGAGACGGTGAAGCTGATCCTGTCCCTGAACGTGGTGGGCATTAACAGCAGAGGAGAGGACAGCTGGACACCGGTGATGGCGGCAGCGTATAATGAACACAGGGCCTTGGTGAAGTTCCTGGTGggtagaggggctgatgtgtcactgacGGACAGTGACGGTAACAACGTCCTTCACTACGCCTGTAGAGAAGGACACCTGGAGACGGTGAAGCTGATCCTGTCCCTGGACGTGGTTGACGTCAACGCCAGGAACAAGAAAGGGCGGACAGGGGCCGACTGGGCGAGACATGGGGGACATCAGCGAGTGTTAGATCTCCTGGTGTCACAAG GATCATGTAAACAAATTGTCATG TATGCACGTCTATCAGGAAAGAAGAGGTCCTATGAAGTCCACCCTGTCAGAACGTTAGAATTTCAAAGCACCATCCAGAAAATCTGTCAGGAACGTGGTGATGAATGGGCTCAGGATGTTCAGGGAAAGCTTGAGA TGAAGTACAGTGTTTTGAAACCAGTGCTGCTGCACATCAAGGAACTACTACTCGACAATTTCAGCAAGAGAACATCTTTCAGTATATTGCCGGCAATGTAG